Proteins from a single region of Sphingomonas sp.:
- a CDS encoding homoserine O-acetyltransferase yields MSDDARFGLARTVTLPGPLRLDGGALLSPVDIAYETYGALNADASNAILICHALTGDQHVASDHPVTGKPGWWTRMVGPGKPIDTGRYFVICSNVLGSCLGSSGPASINPATNRPWGMAFPVITIRDMVRAQAMLLDHLGVERLFAVVGGSMGGMQALSWAATFPERTASAIVIASAARHSAQNIAFHEVGRQAIMADPNWREGAYYADGAPPSAGLAVARMAAHITYLSEAGLTAKFGRKLQSREQKTFGFDADFQVESYLRHQGLSFVERFDANSYLYITRALDYFDLAEEHGTLANAFKGSSTRFCLVSFDTDWLYPTSESRSIVHALNAAGAAASFVELSSPFGHDAFLLESPELDRVIHGFLSAGAR; encoded by the coding sequence ATGTCCGACGACGCCCGCTTCGGGCTTGCCCGCACCGTCACGTTGCCGGGGCCGCTGCGCCTCGATGGCGGCGCGCTGCTGTCGCCGGTCGACATCGCCTATGAAACCTATGGCGCGCTCAATGCCGACGCCAGCAACGCCATCCTGATCTGCCACGCGCTGACCGGCGACCAGCATGTCGCCTCGGATCACCCCGTCACCGGCAAGCCCGGCTGGTGGACGCGGATGGTCGGTCCGGGCAAGCCGATCGATACCGGCCGTTATTTCGTGATCTGCTCGAACGTGCTGGGCTCCTGCCTCGGCTCGTCCGGTCCGGCGAGCATCAATCCCGCGACCAACCGGCCGTGGGGCATGGCCTTTCCGGTCATCACCATCCGCGACATGGTCCGCGCCCAGGCGATGCTGCTCGATCATCTCGGCGTCGAGCGGCTGTTCGCGGTGGTCGGCGGATCGATGGGCGGGATGCAGGCGCTGAGCTGGGCGGCGACCTTTCCCGAGCGCACCGCCTCGGCGATCGTCATCGCCAGCGCCGCGCGCCATTCGGCGCAGAACATCGCCTTCCACGAAGTCGGGCGGCAGGCGATCATGGCCGATCCCAATTGGCGCGAGGGCGCCTATTATGCCGATGGCGCCCCGCCCTCGGCTGGCCTGGCGGTGGCGCGCATGGCCGCGCACATCACCTATCTGTCCGAAGCCGGGCTCACCGCCAAGTTCGGCCGCAAGCTGCAGAGCCGCGAGCAGAAGACCTTCGGCTTCGACGCCGATTTCCAGGTCGAGAGCTATCTGCGTCATCAGGGCCTGAGCTTCGTCGAGCGCTTCGACGCCAACTCCTATCTCTACATCACCCGCGCGCTCGACTATTTCGATCTGGCCGAGGAGCACGGCACCCTCGCCAATGCTTTCAAGGGCTCTTCCACCCGCTTCTGCCTGGTCAGTTTCGACACCGACTGGCTTTACCCCACCAGCGAATCGCGCAGCATCGTCCATGCCCTCAACGCGGCGGGCGCGGCGGCCAGCTTCGTCGAGCTCAGCTCGCCCTTCGGTCATGACGCGTTCCTGCTCGAAAGCCCCGAGCTCGACCGCGTCATCCATGGCTTTCTGAGCGCGGGAGCCCGATGA